From Elaeis guineensis isolate ETL-2024a chromosome 16, EG11, whole genome shotgun sequence, a single genomic window includes:
- the LOC105059364 gene encoding histone H3.3 produces MARTKQTARKSTGGKAPRKQLATKAARKSAPTTGGVKKPHRYRPGTVALREIRKYQKSTELLIRKLPFQRLVREIAQDFKTDLRFQSHAVLALQEAAEAYLVGLFEDTNLCAIHAKRVTIMPKDIQLARRIRGERA; encoded by the exons ATGGCTCGTACAAAGCAGACCGCCCGGAAGTCCACCGGTGGCAAGGCCCCCCGGAAGCAGCTCGCCACCAAG GCGGCGAGGAAGTCGGCGCCGACCACCGGCGGAGTGAAGAAGCCCCACCGTTACCGTCCAGGAACCGTTGCCCTTCG AGAGATCCGGAAGTATCAAAAGAGCACGGAGCTGCTGATAAGGAAGCTGCCGTTCCAGAGGCTGGTGCGTGAGATCGCGCAGGACTTCAAGACAGATCTGAGGTTCCAGAGCCACGCCGTCTTGGCCCTCCAGGAGGCGGCCGAGGCCTACCTCGTCGGTCTTTTTGAGGACACCAACCTTTGCGCCATCCACGCGAAGCGCGTAACAATAATGCCGAAGGACATTCAGCTTGCTCGCCGCATCCGTGGAGAGCGTGCTTAG